In one window of Aphidius gifuensis isolate YNYX2018 linkage group LG4, ASM1490517v1, whole genome shotgun sequence DNA:
- the LOC122855021 gene encoding required for meiotic nuclear division protein 1 homolog, producing the protein MIFSVVKQALFPDIKTISSLNLIRSVSTALLCQNVNKLQTSHIYSIFSFREKKLFCESKHYFCQNACFNNANKSGILGIQLKKRPVRKSKTLILDDADISQSGFWNVKGLATAEEYNLESLAEDLFKQNLYVTKKINTSGKSFPDVIHAVPKYEIDQKGKDIFFFREGTVVMWNIPELESGNVLKLLRCHEESSYSRSMVQSECEVMPYTLTEKRSHLKEGHIHLSIDSNLDKYTFSNAISQSVKLGIWEASLEHYIDSIEFVTDDLKDGRKIKMTREEVLRKQGQLFALRHFINLSSDLLDTPDFYWENDELESLYQQTCSYFSITKRTRIMNEKINHCVELVELLSSHLSDRHHVRLEWMIIVLIMVEVGFEIIHYLDRYLDKKENSSTTFSDGIEM; encoded by the exons ATGATTTTTTCCGTAGTTAAGCAGGCTTTATTTCctgatataaaaacaattagttcattaaatttaatacgaAGTGTGTCTACTGCATTATTGTGTCAGAATGTTAACAAACTACAAACATCACATATATATTCGATATTTTCattcagagaaaaaaaattattttgtgaatCAAAACATTACTTTTGTCAAAATGCATGTTTCAATAATGCAAATAAAAGTGGTATTTTGGggattcaattaaaaaagagaCCAGTTCGAAAATCAAAAACATTAATACTTGATGATGCGGATATTTCACAATCTGGA TTTTGGAATGTCAAAGGTCTGGCCACTGCTGAAGAATATAACTTAGAAAGTCTTGCTGAAGATCTCTTCAAGCAAAATTTATAtgtcacaaaaaaaatcaacacctCTGGAAAAT CTTTTCCTGATGTAATTCATGCTGTTCCAAAGTATGAAATTGATCAAAAAGGAAAagacatatttttctttcgaGAAGGCACGGTAGTCATGTGGAATATTCCAGAACTTGAAAGTGGGAATGTACTTAAGCTCCTAAGATGTCACGAGGAAAGCAGCTATTCTAGATCTATGGTCCAATCTGAATGTGAAGTCATGCCCTACACTTTAACTGA GAAGCGAAGCCATCTTAAAGAAGGTCATATTCATCTTTCTATAGATTCAAATTTGGATAAATACACATTTTCCAATGCAATATCGCAGTCTGTTAAACTCGGAATTTGGGAAGCATCATTAGAACACTACATTGATTCAATCGAATTTGTCACCGATGATCTTAAAGATGgtcgaaaaattaaaatgactaGGGAAGAGGTGTTAAGAAAACAGGGACAGCTTTTTGCTTTGAGACATTTTATTAATCTCAGCTCAGATTTGCTAGATACACCAGACTTTTACTGGGAAAACGATGAACTCGAAAGTCTTTATCAACAAACCTGCAGTTATTTCAGCATCACCAAACGAACaaga ATTATGAACgagaaaataaatcattgtgTGGAACTAGTTGAATTACTTTCATCTCATCTAAGTGATCGTCATCATGTTCGCTTGGAATGGATGATTATTGTTCTAATTATGGTTGAAGTTGGTTTTGAGATAATTCATTATCTGGATAGATATCTagataaaaaagagaatagTAGTACTACATTCTCTGATGGCAttgaaatgtaa
- the LOC122855022 gene encoding uncharacterized protein LOC122855022, which translates to MIFWEIAFLTTVLAASLAKPPPSQSVQDTTPPPDAIFTDDYFQQEATERDVKSDEEQNLDNCEKVYKNSMVCLICKDPETTAKSEQCSYVSHPSEKFNSKKKPALVKKKESFQAKPRIARDQSGESGEETSYPSESTYSDSGYNGGGDEVLHNYDSFSDSYDTPSSYDASSGNYDSFSNFYNPSASAEYTSESERISQKATKDHCNEIQKDDMICTICKDPKTGDDYEKCSYAFVPSDKNYKYSKSNSFGYPDNNKYRKRKTKKVPSIYERSDNAQEIVEIEEMKTAEDNNDGCHEEIRDSTTCRVCKDPQTGADSENCSYSYKPDEKVYAYTASKSFGSP; encoded by the exons atgattttttggGAG ATAGCATTTTTAACCACTGTCTTAGCAGCCAGTCTAGCAAAACCGCCACCCAGTCAATCAGTTCAAGATACTACACCGCCACCTGATGCTATATTTACTGATGATTACTTCCAACAAGAAGCGACTGAGCGAGATGTTAAATCAGACGAAGAACAAAACCTTGACAATTgtgaaaaagtttataaaaattcaatggtTTGTTTGATATGCAAAGATCCAGAAACAACAGCTAAATCTGAACAGTGTTCGTACGTATCTCATCcaagtgaaaaatttaattcaaaaaaaaaaccagcacTTGTTAAGAAGAAAGAGAGCTTTCAAGCGAAACCGAGAATTGCCAGAGATCAGAGTGGAGAAAGTGGTGAGGAAACATCGTATCCATCAGAGTCAACTTATTCTGACAGTGGTTATAATGGTGGAGGTGATGAAGTTTTACACAATTACGACAGTTTTTCAGATAGTTATGATACTCCAAGTAGTTATGATGCTTCATCGGGTAATTATGACAGTTTTTCAAACTTTTATAATCCCTCGGCATCAGCTGAGTACACATCTGAGTCTGAAAGAATATCACAAAAAGCAACAAAAGATCATTGCaatgaaatacaaaaagaCGACATGATATGCACGATATGCAAGGATCCAAAAACAGGTGATGATTATGAAAAATGTTCTTATGCATTTGTACCAAgtgataaaaattacaaatacagTAAATCAAATAGTTTTGGTTAtcctgataataataaatatcgaaAACGTAAAACTAAAAAAGTACCATCAATTTATGAAAGATCTGATAATGCACAGGAAATAGTTGAAATTGAAGAAATGAAAACAGCtgaagataataatgatggaTGTCATGAAGAAATTAGAGATTCAACGACTTGTCGTGTTTGTAAGGATCCACAAACTGGAGCTGATTCAGAAAATTGTAGTTACTCATATAAACCAGATGAAAAAGTTTATGCCTATACGGCATCTAAATCATTTGGTTCACCTTAA